The Pleurodeles waltl isolate 20211129_DDA chromosome 10, aPleWal1.hap1.20221129, whole genome shotgun sequence sequence cagagCATGAAGCTCCCATCTCCGAAGTCACGGTAGGGGAGCATCAGGGAATGTCGGGTGGTACGATGACTCCAGTCTGGATCCTTGGTGGCCCTCGGCCCCAAGGCCAAAGCTGCCGGTGCAAaacccaaaggggccccttctGACCCTGTGGGGCCCAAAGGTGCCCCAGTGGTTTTCAGACCGCCCAAaaattaggcacatggctttgtaaAACTCTGATTTGGGCAGGGGGTCGCTCTGTCTCCTGGAAACTCATGGAGGCGCGGAGTCGGCCTAGGTACGGGCTCCATAGAGCGAGGCCTAGAGCATCGACACTCCCTCATCTCATTGGCTTACAAATGAGGAGAAGTCTAACAACGTTTCTACTTCTTAgacttcttgtgcctcaacttaccagATCCCCCCAAggatttggagtgggggggacgaCAATGGAGTATTCCACAACCGAACCCGGGACCTTCCTCTCTACCGAGAACTTGACTCGTGCGGAGTCAAGCGTCAGgctgccatcagcttcagggaccgtACCCTCAAAGCCTTCTGATGCATGGCCGGACACTCAGAGCATGACTGCAAGGTGCGGATCCGTCTAGGACATTACCCGATGACAAGATTCAGAGGGCTTGAAGTCGGTCGGTCTTAATATCCTCAACGCACCAGAAGTAGAACACTCCTTATATCCATAAATCATAATacggctgatgggatatccatcacgtttgtgacggagtaacctgtccgtcaaactctaagTCTGACCCTTTGTCTCTTTCTAGCTGGGTGTTGACTGGATTGTGGTAATTCAATGCTTAAAAGCTttgttagaaaaacagacatttgaagtgagcagtTTTGGAGTGCCAATGTTGCTCTCTGGTGCACTATaggggagctgctctccacctaaacttgagaactatccagagttctctgcttcttgTTTGCATGCTATATATGTAAAGACAgacattaaatgtatttttttaatggggTAAGTTAGTGCAGGAAAATGAGAAAATTATCATACATCAGAGCCACCGTCATGACAGCAACTGAAGTTATGACAGATACCATTCTGCAGTACCACTCTGCGTGTAGCAGTATAGCATATGCAGTGAGGTTCAGATTTATACTGTGTACTTGGCGAACCAATATATGTTGTAGCACTAGTTTTACGTTATGCCAGAAGGAAGCATCATTAAATTTTTCCTTTTTCAGAAATCCAGCAAGTTAACAAGGTGATAATTCTTAACTAATTAATGTGTAATGAGGATCAACATAATAACATAGTGCCACTTGTATCATAGAATCATAAATAGCATATTTTTACTACTCAAGCTTAAAAACGAACATTCCATTTACAATAACATTTATGTTGTATGTTATTTTACAGAGACTTCAGGGGCCGCACTGCGCTACATCTCATAATAACACACTGGCCAAATATAATACCAAAATGGACTGAAAAGAAAACCACATTTCAGAAAGCCATGGCATCAATGCAAAACCGAACAGAAGCATGCTTGCGCATTATCTGTGAACACGGAGTTGAAATCAATGCAGAGGTTGAGGGTGAAAACCGACAAACCCCACTACACCTAGCAGTACGCTATGGAGCCTACCCGGCCATCTCTATTCTAGCTCAGAACGGAGCAAGGGTAAATGCAATGGATCAGTATGGCATGACACCTCTTCACATGGCTGCAGGTACACTTAACACCAAGATGGTAGAAATGTTAATCACGCATGGAGCCAATGTTAACAGCATTATTCCCCATTCTGGGAACACTTCTCTAAAGCTGTCAGTATGTACTGCTTCTGCAAAAGGAGGTAAGATTCTGGGCACTGATACAGACTGCATTCGTTTACTCTTAATAAATGGAGCCAGTGTCAATGTGCAAGATGAGGAAGGAAGAGCAGCAATTCATGATGCctgccaaggaggaagggaggaaatTGTGGACCTTCTCTTGAAATTTGAAGCAGATGTGAATAGCTTAACAAAATTAGGAGAATctcccatttttgtttttcttcaacgGCGTGCCAATCTAAGATCTGTTTCACTGATTAGCAAGTTGCTAAGTCTTTCATACCCGCTTAGGTTGACCAACAACCGAGGTGATCTTCCCAGTGGTCTCCTACTTCCAGAGTTTCAAAAGCAAAAGgattttctgctgcacttgtctcgAGATGCCATGCCTTTGCAAGATATCTGCAGAATTACAATCAGAAACACATATGgagaaaaacacaaatatcatgtaAAACAACTACTTCCAGGGGTGCTTTGTGAGTTTGTGTATAGCTATCATGACTTTTCAGAATTTCTACAACTAACCCCAGAAATGAAACAGCTGCAAGCTATcacactccaagaagaactgctccAGATTCTGGGAAACATGAACTTGAGGGGGTGAACTAAACATGAAATGTCCTCCGTTTCTGTGGGTCCTTAAACATTCTACGGAATATTAAAGACAACCAGCAAACACAATTTGAATTCTGCAATTTATATCAACTTTGATGATCATGGTCTAGTTTGGTCTCCTGTAGCTTGTGTGGTTAAGGGTCCTCACAGAGGATTCATTGCCACACTTCTCTATTGTCTGACTGAAATCTAGAGATGGCCAGAATCTTCAATCACAGGCCAGCCTATCTTGGCTTCTAGTATGAGCCTAGATAAGGTACTCACTGTTACTTCTATCGGATTACACCTATGCTGGGAGCAATCCCTTGATCTTTTCCATTCTGACGGCAGGGTTTCTTTTTAACATCTGCTAGGCCCACCTTAGTAACTCGGAAGGCTTTTAGAAAACAAATTCTTTTGTTTTAAGACCCCCTTCATGAAATCTAATAGCCTTTGGCCTTAAAAGTATTCAGCACTCAACAAACTGCTGTCCATTTTTGTCACTGGTGATGGCACATTAAATAAATTCCTTGTATTCAGCATTACTGATCTGTACTAACTCAGAGTAAGCAATGATGTCTGTGGTTCTTTTGTAAAATGAATGAAATAATTAACTaaataaaatgtataaagcgcAAACAGCTGCTCCAACAAGGAGCATTCCGGCGCTAGGTAACAGGAGCAATATAAAAATAAGCAAGAAGGAAAGACAAACCAATCCATTAAAGGGACTcaagagaaaaaaactaaaattcaaTTCTTCTAAACATATACGTTTTTAAAAGACTCCTAAATTGAGTCTCAGAGGATGCTCCTCTGATCTAATAAGATATTCCACCGTTTCGacatcagaaaaagaaaaaaaaatgaacttCCACCTGCTCTTGCCTTTCGGATTTTGGGAACGCAGAGCAGGTTCCGCTTGGCTGAGCAAAGGGCTCTGCGTGAAAGGAAATGCTGCAATTGCTAACAAACCAACTATTCGTGCCTTTCAGTTTAATACATCTCAGAGATACTGCAACTGTTCTGCTTGTGTATGCTGCATTTCCGAAGCTGCTGTCACCGACTAGTTATGACTCACATCAAAAACACCACATAAGACATCTGCCAGCTTTTGACTTAGGGAACAGACCTGACGCTGAGGTGTTGAACAAAAACACAATCAAAGAGAGATAGGGATGCGAATGTTGTTGTTAATGGCAAAAGGTTACCTGTGAAGGTTTGTGAGGACACAGTATGGCTCACAAATTGGTGAATATAATTGAGTGACTGACTGACTTCGCTAAACTCAGCACAAATATCACAGAAATTCATTCCCTATGTATGCGTAGAGCACTGGTAAAATGATCACCATACAGATATTGGTGAGTATCTATGAACCGGAAGAGATGAAAACCAGATTAAAAACAAATCGGTGTTTGCTCAGATATAAGGTAATATGATCACAGAGCAGCTATTTCAGCATTTTACCTGTCAAGGGGAGAAGGCTAAAAGACTGAAGGTGGGGTAGATGGCAACTAGTTCAAGAATATGTTTTTGAGAATAAGCGATCAAATAATGTTTAAAGAACTAAAGGTGAGCATATACGTACTAGGAAACTGGTGACTGCTTTACCAAAGGAGAAGAGGTAGGTAGATTCAAATTTGAGATTTGATGGGGAAAGCAAAaatggaggttaaaaaaaaaaccatcTCTCTTTTTGGCTAACTAGCCAGTTAAATACAGAGACATGTGGGGACCGGAGACGTCTGCATCCCTGTTATAAATACTTACCTTGGGTGTGTCCTCCAACTGAATGGGTTTGGTGCTCGACTGGTGAGCTCCAGCAGCAGGCCTCCTCTTGGGGCTCCCCACCATGTGTAAAGAATACAGAGGCACTTAACACAGATGCCTGTGATGATGGGACCACTTCTGGCATACACTAAGGAGAAACTGGTGGCACGGTCTATCTACTGGAGCCAAAGAGGCACGGAGGCAGGTGTGGAGGACGGTGCGATTGACGGCAGCCACCTGGGGCCTGCACCGGCTATGACGTCACCAAAATGAGTCCTTGTTTGCACTGTCATGATAGCCACAAATGATATGCCCTCGCTAAGTGGGATAAGAGACAACCAACCCCCGAGTGGGCATAAGTTTGGAGGCATGAGTGGGTACAGTGAAGTAAGTGTACACCGTTGGGGCCTGCCAAGAGAAGAGGCAGGGACTTTATATCATCCGGGGAAATGTAACCTGACACATGCCCTGCAGCCCCATATGACCCAGCCTCAATCACCGTCCTCAGCTAGACCCTACTGAAGCCCTGGCTGCACACTAGTCTGGCAATTCACAAATGGCATTCTCCAGCAGGAGCACAGAGGGCAGGCAACAGAGGTTAGGATTTACCTGGCAGTTCCTCACTGAACTGCATTGGGATTACATGACTTGGCAGTAAGATTAGCACCCTTAAGACTCGAATCCAGGGTTCTGGCCTATGAATATGTGACCTTGAAATCAAACGAAAATCTCCGACTGCTGGGGCCACCCCTCCCCACAACGAGAGAGCTAAGGACGCAATGGTGTTAAAGGAAGAGGGGAGTGCCTCCCTGAAGAAAGAATCTACAAAGCCATCTTGGGAACCTGCACAGCAAACTTACCAAC is a genomic window containing:
- the ANKRD61 gene encoding ankyrin repeat domain-containing protein 61 — encoded protein: MGNTTVCIKQPQNGQNSSSSTAATACECHQELNELPVKLHEAILKGDCETIKSISKIHPVNEPMTIWKECITYQAEHRQSTSVLPIHLAATYRREKSLLCLLELGADPDIRDFRGRTALHLIITHWPNIIPKWTEKKTTFQKAMASMQNRTEACLRIICEHGVEINAEVEGENRQTPLHLAVRYGAYPAISILAQNGARVNAMDQYGMTPLHMAAGTLNTKMVEMLITHGANVNSIIPHSGNTSLKLSVCTASAKGGKILGTDTDCIRLLLINGASVNVQDEEGRAAIHDACQGGREEIVDLLLKFEADVNSLTKLGESPIFVFLQRRANLRSVSLISKLLSLSYPLRLTNNRGDLPSGLLLPEFQKQKDFLLHLSRDAMPLQDICRITIRNTYGEKHKYHVKQLLPGVLCEFVYSYHDFSEFLQLTPEMKQLQAITLQEELLQILGNMNLRG